The DNA segment ttatctcattaacttcaacactgcttcagtgttacttttaacactacttcggtgtttatatgagtccacactcagagtgttaaattaacactggggattttgctgtgtataaaaaaccattacgtctatgGGATGTCCCATTAAACATAGAaacccaacgtgtgtgtgtgtgtgtgtgtgtgtgtgtgtgtgtgagagagagagaaatagagagggagagagagaccaAAGAATTAGCTAAAGTGTTGATTTGTTTAAACCACGgcttatttaaaatttgttttgtcttgtcataTCATGTTATGTACTTTGATTTCTTTTAAGCAATATTGTTCAGCACCATGGTCAaccattgttgttttattgtgctttatgaaCTGAACTAAAGCATGATTCTGTGCGCATAATATAAGGTGGATGTTGTAAAGCCATTAACACAAGCACGTAGAAGATACTATTACCCACTGTCAGCTAGACACCTTCACAGTCAGGAGTAAATTGTTAGGTGAGGTGGATTTGGTGGATAGAGATGGTGAGGAAGGATGTTGAATCATTTTTAACTAAAGACTCCTCATAAGTTTATCTATTCAACCTATTCAACCAATGTTGTACATTCGTATTGCCAGAGCATTCCAGTATTGTtgcaaacaatcaaaacagtGATGGCTTAGCTATCAATATTGAGCCTATAGATCAAGCAGAACTGAACCGTTTAGAGGTTTGAGATGGTCACGTGTCTGGATATCCTCcaacctaaaacacaaacacggaAGCCAGAGGCCCAGACAACCTCCTTGCTTAGGGCTAGATGTAGACCAGTCGTTAGCCACACCTGCTGGTGTCTAGCTATTaacatataccatatagatcAAACCAAACATTGATCCTGTCAAGGTGTCAATACACTCACGTTTGCTCAGCCATTTTATTCCAGGAAGAACCCAAACACCTCCTCCTGACTGGAAGTGAGTAACTGCTCAGGAAGGAACTCCACAGAACCCCCCCCCACAGCTCTGGTTAGAGATACAACCATCATATATCCagtaataaatacatcaaaagtcAAATCTGAcatctgtttgatcttttgatTTACACACACCTCTGTCATGTCAATCAAGGGTGACAGGACCCAGAGACATGACAGTCACTGTGACAGACAGGCCCTATAGCCATAAATCAACTCATAAACCTGACCATGTACACACTGGACATATGACAACCTGTCAATCAACACTGACTGGACCCTCCATAACTCAGGCCATAAATCAGGGTCATAAATCAAAGTGACACAAAGGATATGATAACACTACTGTTGTTACATGTGAGTAGTTACACAAGCATTACAGCTGTAGATAATGTGTACCAGTGTGTACTTTGGTTACATGCTACGTACACATCTAGTTACCATGTAAGttcacaggtattagggacacttgATATAAATTGGGACCAACTTATTTGTGATTCCTGCTGCTAATAATATCTGTCACTAAAATAAATTCTCACATAATTCAAGAAATATGTGCCTACAAgaacaaatatgacaaaacaacTGTACCAAGttctttatttacagtataaatgcttatttacaagaaatataaCAAACCTCTGAagagataagagaaacatacaaaatgtggactgggattgagaaccactgctattATCTATAATGCtttagtattatgtgaagcattcatagtttgtatttttaagtttatgtatagataaacattatatataatatgaaaaaaagtgaaatggaaaaaaagtgaaagtaaaacaaaaagtgcaagtaatatatttatagtcaaaatctgtcagtaggttagttgtgtataggtttagtattatgtgaagcattcgtgtagtctgtattttttagtttatgtacaggtaaacatttatatatagtatattaatagtcaaaatctgtcagtaggttagttgtgtataggtttagtattatgtgaagcattcatatagtctgtattttttagtttaggtaaacatttatatatagtatattaatagtcaaaatctgtcagtaggttagttgtgtataggtttatactgttttacttcattgttgattgtctgtatttatgtagcaccgtggtcctgtgaggcacgactcgttccactgtatgtccacacatgtagcggaatgacaataaaactCAACTTGAACTTGCTGTAGACTGTAGTTCATAGATAAATGGtacatataaatgataaatggtaGTCAAATGGTACATAttactagagcccgaccgatatgggttttttgaCGCCGAGGCAGATAAcaatattagggagtaaaaaaaggCTGATATTGATATACCGGTCAATATTCTTggtgtatattatagtacagtaccagtcaaaagtttgacaCTTTCCCATttgtgtgtccaaacatttgactggtacttTTTTGCAATGATCACCATGGTTGTTTAAGAAATGAAAAGCTACACACTGCTAATATACCTttgtgaataaatacaatttaagttcACCCTCCGCGCGTCGGTAGCCCTCGGGATCGCTAGATCAGTCAGCGCCGGACCATGAATGTAACCACCCATAACTCCTGAACCCCGGGGGCTATTGATGTGGGGGTGGTCTCATTCGAAAGAGTAACCTCTAGACCTACACTTGTTCGAGAGGGTTCCTCGAGCTGAAGGGATCCCCTGAATTTGGTGCAGATTCGTCACGCTGTTACGGAGATATGGCCATTCAAAGTTTCAatgcacagcaaaaaatccagagtgaaattaactctgctgggagtacatgtgagaccacactcaagagtgtgaaagtgttaaaataggagtgttaaattaacactgaatcagagttaaagttaatgagataatcaagtgattaattgagtgatgattgaccattattgacgagacctgatgttaacaagcataatcaacaaagacaaaactaaaaaaaaaattatgtcaccattatagtgatcagtgtttgctttagttgggctcttgacccttacgtttttaaaattagatttggtttggctgttataactcagttgtgaTAGAGagacaagcaaaaataaaaacatgattatgtgatattagttatgtttttacatagtaattatttgacctgaatcaccgaacttatttaaagcctaaaacataaaggaaattactaagacaatccaggtaataatttattcatgccacagtgcatcatgggagccatggatgaattttgataggtggcacccagaatgcactgcaacacaagtctcctgcaacatgcttttttgattgtcaccgtcgttgagcttcacaggttgattcttgatgtttgcatgtctaaatgaaagactcttttgaaagatttttgaacaaacagcttttaagaaattccacagattgtatttaaaatgctggtaatcctatgctgaagaatcattcggccgcaataatcaacaatgaaagtttaactcagtgattcaggaaaaccaatattttttgtttgcccgtctgttttataactccattacaacagccaaaaaaaatctgactttaaaatattaagggtcaagagcccaactaaagcaaacactgaccactataatggtgacattaaaatagtgattttcgtctttgttgattctgctcgttaacatcaggtctagtcaataatggtcaatcatcactcagttaatcacttaattatctcattaactttaactctgattcagtgttaatttaacactcctattttaacactttcacactcttgagtgtggtctcacatgtactcccagcagagttaatttcactctggattttttgctgtgtggtATTCCATAGACTTAAGCTTTAAAGTGTTCACGCTCTGCTGGACAAAgtaagtaattacaccatttcaAGCATATTATCTGCATtatatattctgtaaaaaaatgtTCATGTCGACGGCATATTCGCTGATACTGATATATTGgcgacaggctcatatcggcTGATAAAATCGGCAAaggatatatcggtcgggctctacaTATTACAAATGtgacacatactgtacagcaGGGGTTTCTAAGCGTATTGTTCTGCAGACTTCTGTTCCAATGTAATTAACACACCAGTCTGTAATTATCAACAATCCTGTACACCTTGATGCtccaggtgtgtttgactggggCTAACACAGATAGACATATGACCAGAATGTGATTAAGATTTTATTGTGAGAATCTTCTGAAAGatcttttgtattatatttggATGAGTACAGGTCTGTTCTGCCTGCTGTCTGGCCTCTCTGAGCTTGGTTTCATAATAACGCTTGTACTCTGTCATTTTACACTTGTTCAGTTGTTCCAGCTCTTTGATCTTGTCTTCTTTCTCTTGCTCAGACGCTGTCAGTGTCTCTATTCTCTCCTGGAGTTTCTTCATCTCTTCAGCAAATCTGGTCTCCAGGTCTCTCTGTATGTCTTGTAGTTTCTTCTCATACAGCTTCTTCAGTTCCTCTGGTTTAGTTTTCAGCATGAGCTCCACGTCCTGGTAAGAGTCACTGGTGTAATGTTCACCTCCATTAGCAGTGACTATAGCATCTACTTTCTGCAGGAGCTCCACCACCTGATTACGATCCTCCATGTCTTTATTGTTGAACACATGATGTCTTCCCCCACAGCGACTCAGGATTTCCTGCAGAGCCTCATTGGCTTCCATGAATTCTTCAATAGAGCCGGTCAGTTCATCTCCGTGAGTGAAGAGGACGATGGTGTGTTTATCTGCTTCTTCTCCAAATATGGCTCTGATCTTCTCCACTGAGTGTTTCTCTTCCTCAGTGAACATATCCACTTTAATGACCAGGATGATGGCGTGAGGTCCAGGTGCGGTCATGTTTATACACTTACTGATCTTCTGTATCAGAAGCTCCTCCTCTGAAATATCGGTGTCAAACATGCCCGGTGTATCTACTACTGTGATCTCTCTTCCAGCCACATCCTCTGTCTCTTTCGAGCACTCTTTAGTCACAGATGAAGGGCTTGTGAGGACTCTGAAGGCTTGTCTGCCCAGGATGGTGTTTCCGGAGGAGCTTTTACCTGCTCCAGTGATTCCCACCAGCACCAGTCTCATAGACACTGAAGAACAGTGAGAGAAAGAAGACGAGCTCATCAATGAGCTACAACAGACTGACTGAGAATCAAGTGATTTCTCAATGTTTATACTCACATTTCGGTGGTTCAAACATAGACGCAGGCCTTCTTCCtacaaagagaagaaaataattgaattcattttctttatcttttaaaataatcaaaagtgtcCGTGAGGCAGCTTTTTGATTAAATACAAAGTCTAGTTTAATGCCTGATGTAATGAAATAGAATCTACTCTAAAGATATGCTTCTTTACACATCGTGACAGTTCTATTTAGAAGCGTATCATTCTGAAGAACCGTCCATATGCCCAGATGTTCTTTGCATTAGACTTTATGGTCTTTTTGTTTTTCGAGTCTGTAACTGTCAAAGCCACATCATCACTGGTTTTCTGGAGCTCGAGACAGACAGTCAACAGTGTACTTATCTTCTCAACAGAAATATTGAACTTATGATCCATGTTGTTagatctatttattattttaaatattactttatgcATAAGCATACATAGTTTGTCACTGAGTATGCTTATgcataaagtaatatttatttatgttataatctttagttacttttaaaagtatttcattaCAGATTACAGTATTTTGTTAGATTActtcatttcagtaatttaatcGAAACTCTTTAGAATACTTAAGGGGAATCCGTGTATCATTCGTTCTTTCGTTTTTCTAAttgaaaccaaaaatgaaaaaataaaaaaaaacgactttttttttttaaatctgtttccaAAACCAAAATCTACCAGTCAACCGGAAGTAATCGTTACCCgcgaaatacaaaaaaacaagggCTACCGAGCGAGTAGATTTGAGCAGAATGGCCGGGTTGGAAGAATGTTTTGAGAGTGGCAAAactattatacattattacaaatatttatatggtaatttgaataaacatttatgtagcctattccaatttaaccctctggagtctaagggtatttttggggcctggagaagttttgtcatgccctgacatttgtgcttttttcagtttcttataaatatctaaatggctaaagtctaatctcactgtaatcagcaaaaactaggctataataatatgtgagcagcatgtatgtacatgatgtgtgtttttgagaaaaaaaaaaatgttatgcgtggttagtgaaaaactaaaaatgttaaatcacttgaataaggcaataaaacacatacagaacattggttcccgggacttttgagaactggagcttgtagcctagaatttttctttctaaatgatgtgaaaatcatcttgtttactcacttacaggaaacaatatattgatttaaattttctaagacactttttgttggtaaaagtcatatgcgagtaggcgtcaactatcatgaattcacacctgagaagacaaaggcctgcataatgagctgcataatgagccattcagtcagctgtgtcactgagagggatgagttacaagaaagaatgtgaggacaaaataaatctatataattttatgtttgtagtttatttagaatatatttaattatcccaaaacataatttaatattcactggtgagtgcagttaaacagtttattaggaaaaatcaaagctgactttcaaactgaattttttgcatcattactccagtcacacaatccttcagaaatccttttaacaatcttattttctacaaaaaaaacatttattgtgattatcattatcattattattattataattattattattaatgttgaaaagagctgagaatattttttttaggttttttagaggggataaattgaaagaacagcaatgaatgttacatttgttacagttacatttattggtacatttatattatgtacatcaagcttttgaatggtatagtagtgtatattgttattgaaacttcataatatttcacttgattatacatttagtcaggaattatagtttggaaaaagtctttggaaaaagtctaactagtaaaatgtttacacgttatgtgaaaacaagtacaagtaaataaatcaataaaaagagacttactcatgtttatgatctctgctgaataaagtgcttcattcttttttctgaggaaatccaaatctcaaatcctcaaccacatcacatctttttggggtgaattatgtcttattcctctcatcgcgaagcaaacagtaaaataaaaaaaaacttgaagaacaatctcgctgcgttgtcttctgttgcgtggtcgcattagaagataatgaagggagacgtgaaaaacggacatcgcgttgttttcatatggattactttatcacagaatatttgttttcagcagcacttgtttagtttaaaagtagacatgtcaggctttctatagatatctctctcatgtctcttcgttgagtattcacagagttacagttcattttaatgacgcatttgtaactgaagatcagcgcagacaaaggctgcagacagcactccttgtttgttatctttattttataagtgcacaaagttttgttgttattatgtctgtatacaaaaaaagtagaccctttacagattcgattgatgtattgcacttatctgtacgatcaaaactgaaagtgtaatttaagttcttttcggggtcatcaggagaaaataccccaaaacgcgtatacgcgttaatcgactccagagggttaaaatttTATCTGGTCTTCCAGATGCAACTTTCAGTGTTGTGATGTACTATAACATGTCCATATAACTGCACTTTTCCATTATCACTAATCTTATGCTGTTGTTAATATCCAGCAAGATCATCACGGTCACAAAGGTATTACTGTTAGTATAGTGGTTGTAGTACTAATTTCTATATTGTGGCACATATCTTCATTATGGTGAATGGTCTCCAATGTCTCCAAGATACTTCAAGAAACccacctgcaaagctacagtactgttaaccgttttaggcacttgtgtaaaatgctgtaaaaaatagcacaatatatatatatatatatatatatatatatatatatatatatatatatatcaattaaattAGTTTGTCATGTTTCTTGTGGTATCTTGGAGACGtggccacagttcttctggattgagtctgtctctgtttcttcatgtcattccagacagactgatgatgatcagatcacatctctgtgtaaagcactggctgttgtcagacaaaaatctcagtggattattacaattaatgtcaaaataaatgtttggtgtTTGGAAATGTATACTtctatttcctactgacacactacagcagaagAAATAATTGACATAAAGGCATTCCTGAGTCTGTAGAGTCCGGGACACTTCTGGAAATGACTCGGCTCGGTTCAGTCATAGatggttacattaatatagcaataattaacaaaactgttttaaacttgacTTAAGACCTTTACAGTATCTTATAATGTTAGCTACATGTTTAATGTCGTGAATTTGTCAGAAACTAAATATctgcaataaaatgtaaaaaaaaaaaaaaagaaaaaacctatattaaaagtgctttataggaCAGAACATTCTCTAATATTCATAACAACAGCAAATCTATATTTACACAACGCAGCAGGTCCTTCTTATATACGCTtgcatgtatgtattttgaaCTCTCTTATTGCGCTCTCAGGTGAATCATTCACCTTCACTCGCGCAGCGTGGGCGGAGTCTCGTACCTGTGCTCGTGAAAGCTATGTTTGTGCGGTTTGGATGCAAACACAACgatggattatttaccaagagatatgGGTGTATGGACTCATTTTGATAAAACACTTCTGGATAAGTATCGTTGAGtatttattttgagtattttacTAGCGACGGCgcttcccagacagcaacatagtgttggcccagatctggccctcGTGAAATCCATGCgagccagatgtgggccggaccTGGCCGACACTTGTTGCTATCCGGGTTATAAGCTCATAAAAGACTACAGAGAACGCAGCTTACTTGCTTTGTgtgaaagttaaaaataaatgaccGATATGTTTTTCATCTTTGATCTAAGTATTGTTGTGTGGGTCTAGAGTGTTTATGCTGCAGAAAACTGATGAGCAACACTACGGTCCCTACCAAACaaacagatgaggaagaggaggatgatgacgGTCCAGCATATACGaagagaaaggtttgtttgtatAGAGAATACGAACCTACGTCACACTGCGTTGCACGCTGGGGCGGAGCCGTCATTATAGCAGGGTGCTCTGCTAGTGTTAACATCGATACCTTTGATTGTGCAAAGCGTTGAAATCTTGATGGAGAAGGAAGTATATGAAGAAGTGAAAAGAAAAGGGAAGTGGGCCCTACCAGGACAAACTAAATGTCAACGCCAAGCAACGGTATTTCCAAAAATGAAAGACGATTAACGTCGTACTGTAGATCCATACGTGTTGCCAGCCCTAGAATGGATACAGAAGGcacaacaatttttttctttccagtttCCCAAACAGAGATAATTCCACAACACTTCACAAAAAAGGTCTCTGGAACATCTTCTCCTCTAGGAGAAATCCAGCTGAATAATGTGAGAAAGACTGGTAACAGATgtaaaaaacagaatgcaaagaaacaaaaacagcacatgactttctttctgcaAATAAAGTGACGGACTTTactacaaatattttttcttaaaatgtgtaaattggGGATGGAATGATGTAAAtgaagtaaatgatgagagaaatttcatttttagatCAACTGTAAGTTGAGTTATTTTGCACAATGTTGTGTTACAAACATTGCACCTGAGTTCAAAGTTATTACTTTGATTACAATTTATGTCTTCGGACCAAagctgtgatttatttatttatttaatttgtactttgcattttatcatttttattttggaataatgGCGTGTTTGTTTTGCTTATTGTAAGGTAATTCTATAACAATctgatatttatgcattttttttttgctcactttaaaagttattttgcaCATTATTACACAAGTGTTACAAACATTACACCTGAGGAGTAATCTATGTAGTACTACTGATCACAATGTCCAGCTTGTGTCCAAAAAtgtcatttgttatttatttagtattttatatttgatttcatgtatttaaatggTTAACAGGACACTAAGTAATTTTGGTTTGGTAATTGTAGTACcatatttatgaatttttgatcaattcttgtttttgaagaaataagATTTTGCTAAtgtcatttcaaatttttattatgtttgattCATGTATAGAAAGTTGTATAATACAGTTCAGTCaagcattaaataatattttttcatcaaaaacattgtaCAACTGTTCAATGTAAAGCACACAAATTCACATGGCTTcaatgtttaaaggaatagttcaccccaaaatgaaaactgtcatcatttacataccttcatgttgttccaaaactgcatgagtttctttcttcagctgaacacagaagataatattctgaagaatgttggtaaccaaacagttgatggtagtaatccacttccatagtaggaaaataaaattactacagaagtcaatgggtaccgtcacTGTTTggttcagctgaagaaagaaactcatactggtttggaacaacatgagggtgtgtaaatgagagaattttcatatttgggtgaactattctttttaGTAATTACTGTACAACACTTGGACACGTTTGTTAGCGCACAGCAAACCGTTACAACTTTGTCTAAAAATGTAACATCAAACAACAATCCCACACCCTCGATCCACTAATACCAAGTCATCTGGCAGTAATTTGTCCAGAACTCCACAGTTCTCAGTAGTTTGTTTCTCACTGGTGTACCCACCCCATTCTTCCTTTGGAGCTGAAAGAAATGACTCTTTGTGGAGTAATGCTTATTAGGTATGTCAGCGTGTGACTGTGCTTGTTCCTTGAAAATGTCTGTGCCCTTGCCTGAAGATCTGAGGGTCGTTCAATAAAAATCTCAAAGAAGTCCACGATTTCCAAATGCCTCCACAGACTGGTGTGGCATACTGACAAGTGGAGCTGTCGGTCTGTTTTCATTTAGCAGCGATTTATTTCATCATGTCGAAACTGACAGAGCTCACATTCCTGTGCTCTGTGGTCATGAGGATTGTGTACTGAGTCATCGTCCTGTCGTGTCCGCTTCCTCTCCACCACATCCTGTCTTCTCACTTCCCTCTTCTCATCTtctaactttttaaaacattttaaaacacagcaATAACtttacaattttgaaataaaaaaaagtttaactaaactttatgtattctaaataaacctACAAAGATGTTTGGAACATAGCAAAATTGGTTTTGAGTTACAACATAAAAAGGacaatatttttcttttggaaaaGTTGTGTTCATATACCATgctacattttaaacaataacatgcatctTCTCTTTCAGCTGTACCTCTTCATCATCTTGGGCTTTCTCCACTGCTTTCCTCTGCACCGTCATCCACTTCCTCTCCTGTCCGGACTCCAGACCTCCCATGACCTGCAAACCTGTTTCGGTCTGAAACTTTCACTTCACTGTGGCCCAAAAACAAAGATGGTGCCCAGTCAGGATGGGTGTCACATATTTCATACGCTGGCTGTCCTATACACATAGAAATTTCATATGTTATCCATGCTGATGGAAACCTTTACATCATTTCAGCAGTATCTCATGCTGACAGAAGACCCTAacaaaaatgaaccatggttttactacaattaaaatatgtcagcaccattgttttgtctcaagatgcacaccagtttggtgttttttcaatgtgttatatatatatgtttcaatatatataaaagctgCTTAAATATCCTAATTTTAACTAAGGGCTactcctggcttaagctaagccctgtAAAAGTTTGTACTTCATAACGTCATAAAACCTGTTTCTTGAGGAAATTTCAGAACAAAATTGCAAACCATGGGACTCACCTGACTGAAAATGCAGAGAACACACTTTCATTGACTTAGAGATGTTGCTATAACTTATGTCTTCGTCTTGTTGCAATCCACGCCATGCGACGTCTTCTCGTTAACTCCTCATGTCTTCCTTTGTCTTGTCGGAAAAGTTGAAGAAGTTGGACAACAGAAAAACTTTCCCATTGTTGAGTGTTTTTCCTGAACGACTTTGAGACTTGTTATTGCACTTTTAATGCAGCAGGAATTACCAACCATAGCGATATTTTCCAAAATCGCAAAAGCAAATCTAAACTCCGCATCAAAAACACTAGCAGAAAATAAGTGACGTCACATTCATATTCTCTATTTCTAGCTTTCACATTCTTATTTCTGTTAATGCAGTTGCAACAAGCAAACATTGTTTTTCCCATATTTCTTAAAGTATGTACGAGTGAAGATTTCTTTTAGTGTGTATAAGGtcgttgttttcaaataacctcaactGAATTCTTAATCTagattcagttatttttatgatgagaatgtactgcagtcatatatgcatcagtatgtctgagatcatctgcaataTCTCTGTTCTGCTTTTACTGATGCTAAATGTAAGCAGACTGTGTCTCTACATCCTGAGTGAAGAAGCAATTCAAGTAGCAACAAAGGTGatgaactgtgatgctgtgtttgtgttgtagtcacatgtgttttggcagagatgagcatctgtacgagtatacactcaaaaaaatgttttggtctaAATTTACATTTGATGTAATTCAATTGCATAACAATTTTCCATCCATTTAGATtacatagttttaacataaatcaataaaCTTAATGTGACTCGTATGCGTCAGTCATACGTGAATGAAACAGGTAAGATTTATTacaatgtcgtggaaaagttcagtgtattaaataaattcagtgcacacagactgaagtagtttaagtctttggttcttttaattgtgatgattttggctcacatttaacaaaaacccaccaattcacgatcTCAAATTAGAATACaatgacatgccaatcagctattTCCTTCCATTTAGATtacatagttttaacataaaataaattaataaatttaacgTGAATCATATT comes from the Cyprinus carpio isolate SPL01 chromosome B4, ASM1834038v1, whole genome shotgun sequence genome and includes:
- the LOC109111364 gene encoding GTPase IMAP family member 7-like, with protein sequence MASSSDSTQTAGRRPASMFEPPKLSMRLVLVGITGAGKSSSGNTILGRQAFRVLTSPSSVTKECSKETEDVAGREITVVDTPGMFDTDISEEELLIQKISKCINMTAPGPHAIILVIKVDMFTEEEKHSVEKIRAIFGEEADKHTIVLFTHGDELTGSIEEFMEANEALQEILSRCGGRHHVFNNKDMEDRNQVVELLQKVDAIVTANGGEHYTSDSYQDVELMLKTKPEELKKLYEKKLQDIQRDLETRFAEEMKKLQERIETLTASEQEKEDKIKELEQLNKCKMTEYKRYYETKLREARQQAEQTCTHPNIIQKIFQKILTIKS